The window ACATGTTTTACCTGCAAATTAATTGAACAACAGCGAGTACAAACACTATTAACTTTTTCAGTCTGCTATCTGTAAATAGAGAAAGTGCATTTTAAtggtcaaaaaaaaattctagactttaacttaaatagcAATGTAACAAGAattcaaataattcaaataatgCCCAATAtaacaaagtgaaaaaagaaagactttaATCTCAAAGTGCAAAAATGACTGCCTTGTTTGAAACTGATGTGTCAAATAAATAGTTGCTCATTAAAATGAACGTTTAAAAAACATAAGCGTGTGCTTGATGCTAACAGATTAGAATCAAGCACACCTCTCCGCCAGAATCCGGTGTATTTAGCGcagtgtttggacaggttactgctgttCCCGCCATTTCTGTTACGTTTTTACTACATCTGAGACAGCGTGCgctgtctgcatctactttgGATAAATACAGCTTCAGATGTTTTTGCTAGCGCCAGCTCTGTCATCTGCGTGCATTTGGGTCTGTGTGTGAGCGCAGGAATGTCTGTGAGCACGCGCCGCCAGACCAGCGCGCCTCCTTCCTTTGCAGTGGGAGAGAGAAAGGCTTCGTCTTCATAAGTCCCATCAAACAAAGGTGTGCATGCGAAGTCCGCGCTGTTGTCCGGCCGCTATGCTAGCACCGTTCAGCACTACTGATGAGGCTGAAACTTTTGGGGTGACCAGGGAAGCTGTAACACAAGGAAATACTGAGTGGTGAGTGAGGAAGCACATTGGTGCTCACGACAGCCAGTCTCTCAACGTGCACcgcctatctacctccaaaggatgACGAATGTAAGGTTTTACAGGGTCTTCAAACGAAATTAAAatgatacttggtgagaacccatcgagaatcaatcgctgGACTAAATActgcaatatcaatattttggtaCACCCCTAGTTTTAATATTCTACTCCCTGTTACAGGAGGTTTGGCCAAATCTGACCCTCTGATTTAAAAGTTAAAGGTGAAATCAATCAGCTGGGCTGCTTCACTGTTTGTCAGACAGGATTGTGTGTATTTCTTGTTAGTTGTGTCTGATTGTCATGCACTGCATGTAGAGGCATGACTCCATTTATAATTTGAAGAAGTGTTCTTTGCAATGCAGCGTGGATGAGCTCTTGAGGTCACTGTGTGGGACCctcctctgctgcagttcaGCACCTCATGGGAGGCTGTGGGATAATGAGCTCATTACAGCAGATTTTTAAACTTGGCTGCTGCTTTTTATCACGCCCAACATGGAGGAAAAACTGCCGCGCAGGCACCCGCCTCTGTCATCCAGCTGTCCTTTAACTGACATTGTCCTTTCAGCGTATGAGTCTGCTCGGCTCTGTCCGGGAGCTGAACTGCAGAAATCCCTTTCTTAATCGGATTTGAGTTCAATGTCATAGAAATCCTGTCTAAAAGCATGTTCTTAATGCTGGATTCATAAACCATACTGCTTCCATAGATGAATCTGGCAGGTAAATAGAATTCTAGCTGCAGCAAATCTTTTCTTTGTCATACATCTGTGAAGCTTTGCAGCTGAGAATCCCTGCATCGTTTTATGAGTGAGATCCCAGGGTCACAGAGATGGGCCTGCGGAATGATTGGATGCGAGCGCTGAAAGCTCGGAGATCTCTGCTGCTGTCGGTCTGACAACCGAAGCAGAAGTATGTTCTATAGATGCCTGTTGAGTGTTTGTTCCCTTTCAAACGTGCTGTCACTTTTTCTTATCAACACCCACTCACCAGAGGTCAGCTAGAATTTACACCCAGtgtagaaaaacatcaaaggaatTAAGGGGTCAGAATCAGTCAGTTTATCACTGATAAACTGGCTtataaaagtgagaaaaattTGATATGCCGGACAAATAGGGAGCTGGAAGACTGATAGAAGTTAAACACTTCACTTTGTGTAGGAACTATGTGAGGCAGATCGCAGCTATCCTAGTCTCTAGGGGTGTGTGCATCTGTGTGGGAGTCGAGAGTCACTTTGTGTCAGCTGTCAAAGCTAACGACTAAAACGTTGGAATGTGATGCTCAAAGAAAGTGTGTTATGAAAAAACTTTGCTGATGGACAAGCTGAGCAGTCACTGACCCAGATCCTCCAGTGATCACTCTCAACTAGTGCTgtcacaaatgattattttaatagtcgactaatcacagattattttttccaattagtcgactaatcgggtcatgtgcaaactggatgtaaacatcttaaccattgttagctttaaactaacttaaaactaagtatatagcattgcctgcgataatgctagtgtgaatgctgtaagctgagtttgcccactgaagatgctgaaattgatagttaaaaacgctgaggttgatagctgaaatcgctaacGATAatagctaaaatgctgaagctgatagccagctaaaatattagctaaactccaaattagcctaaaacactgaaacaaaactaaattagtccctgtgcccctcaagtacagggttgtccactgatccccacccagattgggtccttattcaagacccttgatgctgctgcctaactgggtccctgtgcccctcaagtacagggttgtgtcaggaagggcatccggtgtaaaaactctgacaaatcactgatgccaaacagtgggtgctgttacgctgtggcgaccccgaaagggataagtcGAAAGTGAACCTAGCCTGTGGTATGTGGGCGCGGGGGTGGGGGTCAGTGTTGTCCGCGGTTCACACGTGTGCCGAACCGTGGCCTCCGATCCATACGGATCAtggattatccgtgatccgttacacccctagttttgACATAAACTTGTAATAACCTGGACACTCggctatattttcattttttcaaaatcagcAGCGAtcaagttactttttttttttagtgtcgTATTAGCTGCCGGGCCACACGTTTCGCTCAACCCGTAACCTGCTGCTTGCATGCAGgttgcatttcattattttttcttgcagAGTCCAATTTTTTTCCGCTCAGCCAGGGATAGCAGCTCACCGGTCCGGAGAGAAAAGTCTGTCGGTCCGGATGTGGATCGCAGTCCGCCATTTGGTGATACATGATTTAGGTTCTTAAAGTAGCTAGTAACTAATTTGCTAGCACAGCAATGCAGCAACATGCATCTTAGCAGCACACATTATGTCTTGCCCAGATGAATTTCTTGGGGTGTCGGAAAAAATCGATTCACATTCGAATCTAGATTCTCATTTTTAACGATTCAGAATCGATTCTACATTTTCAAGAAtcgattttaatttttttccatattccTGTAAtcaatatatttcatttaatgGCTCGAACCCGCTAAATTACTTGTGAGCGGTAATGTTTGTCACTTAACGGCTACTGTAGTTTGTTTTCTCTGGAAGCTAGCGGAGCCGAGCATGCGTGTTAAGCTACAACatggaaggagaaaaagaaattcaTCCTGTCCCTTCATCGATGAAGGCAAATGTTTGGGCACACTTCGGCTTCTACAAATCCCGGGGTAAGGAGCTTGATGTCATGTTTGAAAGCCACACAGCCATGAATGTGAATATGATGTTCCACGCTGTAGCAGACGAATGGAATCTGACCGTCGCGGATGTGGTGATAGTGACAGACAACGCTGCAAACATGCTAGCTGCTGTGCAGCTTGGGAACTTCACTCACATCCCTTGCTTTGCACACACCTTAGACCTGGCTGCCCAACGAGCATTGAAGCTCAACACTGTGTCACGACTTCTTGGGAGGATAAGGCGAGTAACTGGGTTTTTCCACCGAAGCCCCATTGCCAGCCACAcactccaggagaaacagaaactTCTGCAGTTACCAGCACACAAGCTAAAAACGGACGTAGCAACAAGATGGAACAGTGCTTATGAGATGGTGGAGAGATTTTTGGAGCAGCAGCCAGCAATCTGCGCTGCTCTCCTCTCTCCTCAGGTGCGAAAAGGTGGAAGCTCAGGGGACATCTGCACCCTCACCGAAAATGACATCTCCACTGCTGAGGAAATGGCAAAAGCACTGAAGCCCTTAAAGGAGGCAACCAACATCATGTCTGAGGATTCTTCACCAACACTGTCTGTGACTGCACCACTGCTTGCTCAGCTGCTTCACGACACCAAAGCCAGCTCTGCTGAAGATGATGCACCGCTAGTTCAGGAAATAAAAGTTGCCATTCATGAAGACCTGTCAAAAAGATACACAAGTGTTCAGATGAAAAACAGTCTACTAATTTCCTCCACACTGGATCCCCGGTTTAAAGCCCTGCCCTTCCTCAGCAGAGAGGAGCAACAGCTCATCCACGGCAAAGTGGTTACAGAGGCTGCTGCTCTAGAggtaattattaatttttttaaattttttcgTTATATATggcaaagtttttattttagagaacATGACATGTATTCTAGTTTTATGTGGATGAAGAACCATGAACATAAATGTTCCTAATGAATAACAAAGagcatatatgtatatttaaaaactaatacaAATAACAGAAGAAATGTAACCTTTCATCTGTCATGGTTTATCTGCAGAAAGATGTGGGGCCTGCTGCAGTTGGAGCTGAAAACCCAGACACCACAGAGGAAGAAAGTCCTCCCGCCCCTAAAAGAGCATCAGCACTTGTTTCCTTGCTTGGAAAGACATTTACTGAGGTAAACGTTGTCCCCAAAACAACCAGCACCAAAGCtgaggaggagctgaagaagtACCTGGAAGCCCCTCCACTGTCTCTTGCAGAGAACCCCCTTCAGTGGTGGAGTTCCCATGAAGCAGCTTTCCCTCTCCTGGGTAAATTAGCCAAACGCTACCTATGTATCCCTGGCACCAGTGTTGCAGCCGAAAGGGTTTTTTCCACTGCAGGGGACATTGTAACTGCACAAAGGAGCAACCTATCTCCAGACCATGTTGACCAACtagtctttttgcaaaaaaacttaaaaattgttAATGATGGAGATGAACCCTCATCCACAGCATGAGGAGATTGTCCAGCTCCTGCTTTTGCTAGTGTTAcaatcaaaaactttttctaaataagactattatttgtgtttatgtaaaatgttttgattcaaGTTACTGCATCAAGAAatctctttaaaatgttgatgttttgatGCATAAGTTAAGGGACAAATGTTTAATGTTCTAGTCTCAGTTTACATTACCCTGTCtggtcatttcttttttgtaatcaaTGATGAGTAagtgctgaacatttttttcagaagttttagAAGAACAGGTTGTTTAAGTTTTGAATACACTGTTAAATGAGTACtgcaatgtttatttatttactgattTGAGATGCACTCAGGGTTTTTTAAGTTACCAAAGTGAGTACTGTTTATTTTAGTAGTCTCAAAATTTGAATGTGCACTAcctttatatatttgttttaacttatttgaacttatatttgttttctttataagatgataattgtgttttttattttcctattctGTCATTTGAGATGCTCTCAAATACTTAGTTTTTAAgctgggttatttttttttcagacccAAATTTTCCTGACTgaattttttgtaattacatAAGTTTGAAAAGTCTTTCACTGCCgttgaaatgttgaaataatATGTTTGCACAGTATCATAAATAAATGCCATTTCAGTATCAAAGAATGcctttgtgttttacatttctgaattgAGAATCGAGAATCGATTCAGAATCGAATCGGCACCCCAAGAATCGGAATCGAATCGTGAGTTGTTGTAAGATTCCCATCCctatgaatttccatcagtttttgtgctggtctcACATAAATACATGCGAATAACATCtgccatgttttaaaacatcaacatcGAGGaaccaagctagcatgctactctcAAGTTGCTAGaaccactttagcacacagttcacggttcccagcctgatttctctctattaaaatgtgattcctgtcctgtgatgattcctctccatcggattattttgttttcaaggtttttgaagCTGATTGCTAACATTGCATCcccttttgtggttctttttgtACTTATTCTGACCTCCCCCGTTCATCACCAAGGAAGACTCAATGCATAGTAATGCTGCATGTCTGTCACGCCATGTGTCATGtgatttccaatccagtaatatatatcatgggttacagtaaatcaaacacactgaagctctggtgttaaagactTAATTACTCAGCATTCTGCTCTGCCTCTTTCTCCCCCTCTGCCAGGCATTGTTTCCATCATGACTTTAGCAGCTCTGGCTTATGAGCGCTACATCCGGGTGGTCCACGCCCAGGTGGTAGACTTCCCGTGGGCATGGCGGGCCATCGCCCACATCTGGCTGTACTCTCTAGCGTGGACGGGGGCTCCTCTGCTGGGCTGGAACCGCTACAGTCTGGAGATCCATCAGCTGGGCTGCTCCCTGGACTGGGCATCTAAAGACCCGAACGATGCcgccttcatcctcctcttcctccttggATGCTTCTTTGTGCCCGTCGGTATCATGATTTACTGCTATGGGAACATCCTCTACGCAGTGAGAATGGTAAGACTGTTGTGCAAGCATGTGGTTGTTCAACAGAAACGTAGAGATGATCAAAAGACACTAAAGGCTGCTGTGTAAAGGCATTCCCACTAAAGCAAAGCTCTGTTAAATTAGATGGAATATACTGCAGACTGGTTTCATCTGGTTTCTACGGAAATGCAAATCACAACAAATTACGTAAtgcaaaactaatttaaaaattcaaaaagcaaACCaactagggatgtaacgattcagtcaagctatgattcaattcacagttttaaagtgacaagtttgattttttttttcttcctcaacACAATGAACTAatggtattttaaggccaagtttgatttctttttgcctcttacatcaaactgttttcctaggaatagaaatgattcaatacaaataaaaaattaaacataatactgaaatgatcacaaatcctttcatactccgTGTGACGGACCACTCTGCTNNNNNNNNNNNNNNNNNNNNNNNNNNNNNNNNNNNNNNNNNNNNNNNNNNNNNNNNNNNNNNNNNNNNNNNNNNNNNNNNNNNNNNNNNNNNNNNNNNNNNNNNNNNNNNNNNNNNNNNNNNNNNNNNNNNNNNNNNNNNNNNNNNNNNNNNNNNNNNNNNNNNNNNNNNNAGTAGATcggtcaaagttgcagtaaagttagatcaaaatgtaaagttgcagggtgaggaacaaatctcAGCTTTGCTTGAATGTGTGTTAATAGTTGCAATTGCAACATCATGAAATCCTAGAGGGGTTGGTTTATGTGAGACctttaaatctgaaggagctgcaggaatttcccCAGAGGGGAGCACAGATGAATAAcacgacccccccccccacacacacacacacacacccccactcCCAGCAAatctgcatgaagaaatgtcatctgttCTGCATTTTCTACATTTAGGCACTTGCCAtgacaaaagcattttttttaaccagtttgAATCGATTTGTtactgattcacaaagaatcgttatatccttaaaaacaaacaataaaaaaaacgtacattttagaaagcaaaatgtagttttgaaaaccaaaacactattgcaaaagtgaaaaaaaaaattaataaattaaatgttttggaaCGTAAAAGTAACttctagaaatcaaaatgaaatgtaaaaaaattataaaaattacaagaaaagcTAGGTACCACGTGACATCACTGACTGGGTgatgatgtttgatttttgagGATTGAGTTTTTTCAGATGCGTCTTCAATGTCCGCatgtatgtaaatgtttttaattattactgaACATAACTGGTATTGCTTCATGTCAAAAAATCtttggttgaaatgatggacaaacgcCATCATCTTATCAGTGATGTCCCTTAATACTTCtttcttcttgtgtttcattaaacattttgatttccggaaattactttttttttctggaaattttcatttttgttgtttgtttttttgtatttatgtttctggaatttgttttgatttctaaaatgtactgtgttttttatcatttgttttactttttcaattgTCATTGcgatctttaacatgttttttcgTTGGTGAGAttggcacttcagggccaccgtatgaTTCGCTTTCATCAGTGCCACTCTCAAATAAAGAGCCAAGACAGATGCAGAGCAAACAGCCTAAATAAGATCTTCTCTCTGAAGTGGGCTGGGGTTCACATGCTTTATCTGTACCAGAGTTCAGGTAACCTTGTTGTCAAAGGAAGCAGAGAATGTCTGAGGACCTGAACTctggtgggaatcaaacctggcagtgtgaatgcagcctTGAACCAACAATTTATGCAGAAAAAGGTGAATCATGTTCAGTTTAAAGTCATAATAGTGTTAAATTGATCTTTTCTGAAGTGTGGTTTTAGAAATCGTTTTACTAGGGTTATATAGCCCtttgcattaatttaaaaaaaaataaatatttttaaaatagtttttcattttgctaATAATTCGGTAGCATGAAGAACATCTTTCAGTTGGTTTATACTAAGTCCAGTGTAATTCTAGATAAATTACAGATAATTCTAGATAACACATCCTTCTTAAATTTAGTAACTCCACTACACTTTCCATGTAAACATTCTGGAGTACAGTAAAATAAGTGAGAttacatttcaaatgaaaatatatttcactCCTATACAATGTAAGATTAAAAGCAAaaccatttaaattaaaacaattcatGTTTCACATAAATGGTACATCATGTaaagttttcagctatttattCCTCAATTCCCTAAATCTGCTGAAAAAAGACGAGTTAATCAACATTCTTGGGAGAAAGATGAGAAGAGTTTGCATCGACAGTGTCTCCTGCAGTGCATGGGACATTGTCGATCACAGCGTTGATTGACAGAGCTCCCTGCTGTCAGGTTAGCGGTGTGAGCCCCCTGTTGGCTCATTGGAGTCATGAACCATGTCAACAGTATTAGCTTTATCTGGGCCACTGGAATTGTTGGTCATGAATTGATAGGTCATTCCAACTTTCACTTaatcacttcatttttttatttttctgccaaATGTCTTCTTGTGATGCTTTCATTCAGGGGACATGTTTGTAGCACAGCACGCTTTACCTTCCAGTCAAGTTTGTAGTGAACCGTCAATGTCAGGTAACTTCCAGTTGACCAGGAAGTCCAGCGGTCTGCAGTCAATGCCAGCTTTTTTAATTTGCCCGAGTTCTTTTCTTCTGGTTCTCTGAACTGGATTATATGCTCGTTGAAAAGCATGTGCGAgtgttggcttttttttcagctgttacCCTCTACTGTTCTGCATTTGGCAGACAGAAGCGACTCCGCTGAACAGCAGAGATGTTCTCATGTTGACATGTTTCCCACTGTGAATGGAATACGAGTCAAACAATGCCAGCAGACAGTCTTCGTTTTGTCAAAGAATGTATCTTCCTTGTCATTATATGACACGTGTGTCCACATACAAAAGTCATTTGCAGTTCAGACCAAGTTGGGATTGACTTAATGTTGTATGGTTCAGTAGAAGTGGTTCATTTTGGGATTGAGTTGGTTAAATTTTTATTAAGGAGGAGCAGGGATGAGAGATCATtctaacattttgttttcttaaattggTCTGGCATTCATTTTCCAGAGAATTTCCTATTCATTTTACTTCCAGGTTAGGTCATGACTCACAAAACTCTGCAAGAGACATTACCTCTTATTGATCAGTATTTTAACTACCCAAAACATTggtaaaatctagatatttttttttcaatataggAAGCATCAGATTATAAGGTACACCGTCAATGAATAGTCTGTTTTTAAACTCATATGACGtataaaaaaccctaaaaaaaacaggattttcatcggaggggacTTGAAGGATTATGTGTCAGatctagggctgtaacgagtatcctggtgctcgggtattcgcgatctgctcccaaaatttCGAGTAgggatattcgcgacgtccaagatcgctgattcgtgatctttataaatgtagtaaattgtagcaaaatatgatcaaaatatcatctggggacgatgtatttttgctctcaaatgcagattaatgtcggattttaagtttatgaactaaaataaagtcagaaagagccgcggtaccgctaccggaagtaaacacatcttcgtgatgATGAACCTTCCggttttcagagtaaaactaGCAAgcgcttttttctgttcaaaaactgagactgaacttccgctcacagacataacttctgaaacaatgaattagctttaacatcggagctttagctccagtgtttacattcttttgactatgataactcttcaacatttgacgcaattaacgaaactccagcttattctgaagaaacagcctcgcgctgctgaaagacggatgtgatcaacgtgaatcagctgattctgcagcaaaaaaaaacttttcatacAGGCTCTGCACCAttatgtgatgcttagaacgtaaaatattgaagaactttgaagataaaaaaaactgtgcagaacattttcaggttttgttgttaaattacccaaaacaaaagtgattttgatcatttttatgttgtctTACTGCTGAACCTgaagattgaaaaacaaaaaaactttaaaatgacaaaaaaaatctttttatctgaatctatgtgttttttaaatcagtttagttgattctgatctcctgttctaaataaaggtataaatgatgatttaaatacaaataatttcaattttcatccatctagtaaatagacatacacatagcaataaacattatattaaaaagtaagaattgtggttcaACTTGTGAATCGTTCctcttgatttgtgaatcgaatcggatcgccatctaagtgatgatccacagccctagtgtGATCTGAGAACAGTGTAACACAAGTAACAGTCATGAAATCAACATAAACCATCATATGATCTAGCTTCCCATCAAATCTATGACCTGTTATTTCTGAACTGAGCACCTTCTCTTTGCTTAGTATGTCACTATTTATATTGTATATTTACTATCAAAGCTGTACACTGGAGTGACCTCCATGCATGAAAGACTTCATGTTTATTGAGAACTTGTAAATGACCTTGATGTGTGAATTCATGCTGTAATTAACAAAGCCTGCTAAACATAGTATTATTCAtaaaatcttcttttcctttgggcttttcccttcaggggtcgccacagcgaatcagtttcctccatctaagcctgtcttcagcatcctccactctaacaccagccaccttcatgtcttcattcactgcatccataaacctcctctttggtcttcctctagacctctttcctgcag is drawn from Oryzias melastigma strain HK-1 linkage group LG5, ASM292280v2, whole genome shotgun sequence and contains these coding sequences:
- the LOC112144542 gene encoding zinc finger BED domain-containing protein 1, with the translated sequence MEGEKEIHPVPSSMKANVWAHFGFYKSRGKELDVMFESHTAMNVNMMFHAVADEWNLTVADVVIVTDNAANMLAAVQLGNFTHIPCFAHTLDLAAQRALKLNTVSRLLGRIRRVTGFFHRSPIASHTLQEKQKLLQLPAHKLKTDVATRWNSAYEMVERFLEQQPAICAALLSPQVRKGGSSGDICTLTENDISTAEEMAKALKPLKEATNIMSEDSSPTLSVTAPLLAQLLHDTKASSAEDDAPLVQEIKVAIHEDLSKRYTSVQMKNSLLISSTLDPRFKALPFLSREEQQLIHGKVVTEAAALEKDVGPAAVGAENPDTTEEESPPAPKRASALVSLLGKTFTEVNVVPKTTSTKAEEELKKYLEAPPLSLAENPLQWWSSHEAAFPLLGKLAKRYLCIPGTSVAAERVFSTAGDIVTAQRSNLSPDHVDQLVFLQKNLKIVNDGDEPSSTA